The sequence ATCTTTTAATGTGATCATTTGTGTTTCAGAGTCTGAAAGGgcagaaagagagaggaaaggggATCTTGACCGGTTTGAACGCGTGGATGGGGATAGAAATCAAACCAGCAAGTATCTTGCTGTTAAAAAGGTAGTGATATTAAATAGGCTGTTGAGTTTCAGTGGAAATTTTTAAACCCGTGCCCTGTTAATGAGTGCATTTTTTTAACcttgttttctttattttgttcTATGCAGTATAACAGGACAGCTGAGAGGGAAGCAAATTTGATAAGACCAATGCATGTCCTGCAGGACACAATTGAGTATTTGTTAAATTTGCTTGATCAGCCTTACAATGATAGGTTTCTTGGCATGTATAATTTCTTGTGGGATAGGATGCGAGCAATTAGAATGGATTTGAGAATGCAGCACATTTTTAATCAAGGTGCTATTTCTATGCTGGAGCAAATGGTACGTTTTGCCACTATATTGTTTTTGTATGATAATTAATTGCTGTTTGCTCAGTTGTCATCACAAAGAGACTCTagaaaccttttttttttgaactataGAAGGTGGGCAGATAAGTTAGAATGAGATTATGGAAACCAGTATTTTCAATCTCATGGCTTTCTTTCATTCATCACAAGCCAATATTTCGAAGTGGCAGTAACTTCTcatgaattctttttaaaaaaatgaattttagATTTGATGCTTTGTTTAATATTCCAATTGTACTTtttctttgagaaaaaaaatattagtgaaACTTTAAATGGTATGCTTATTGATATACATAACTTTATTCATAAgctgtgtatatatatgatgtATCTCATTAGTTTTGGTTTGCTGCAGATAAGACTTCACGTAATTGCCATGCATGAATTATGCGAGTACTCAAAGGGAGAAGGCTTCTCTGAGGGTTTCGATGCACACCTCAACATCGAACAGATGAATAAAACATCAgttgaattgtttcaaatgtATGATGATCACAGAAAGAAAGGAATATCTATTCCCACAGAAAAAGAATTTCGAGGTTATTATGCACTTCTCAAGCTAGACAAGCACCCTGGGTACATAGTAAGTCATCTGCAGCGGATGCTCAATTGTAAAGGTTTCGTTTTCGTTTTGTTTATGTAAATAAGTAATTCCTACTAGGTTGAACCAGCAGAGCTCTCACTTGATCTTGCAAAGATGACTCCGGAGATTAGACAAACAAAAGAGGTGCTGTTTGCACGTGATGTGGCAAGGTTGTTCCTTCTCATTGAATGTATCTTTGATTATATCGTCTTCGTAAATTCATTATTCTAATGATTgatttttctctttatttttttattttgccaGGGCCTGTAGAACAGGAAATTTTATTGCCTTTTTTCGGTTGGCCAGGAAAGCTAGTTACCTTCAAGCATGCCTAATGCACGCTCACTTTGCAAAGGTATAGGTTACTTTTTCATTTGGTATTGATCGCCGTTCATTTTATAGGACCATGGCCAGGATTTTTAGGTGTGTTGCATAATAAATAATGTTTGTAATCAATTAATGCTCATAATTTTTATGTTGCAACCTATCTATGAGAATATGCAACCATTCATATGCAGTTATGACAGTACAGTGTACTAAAGAatcttgtttttattattttggtcaGTTAAGGGCACAAGCACTTGCTTCTCTACATGCTGGTCTCCAGAATAATCAAGGTTTACCTGTAATGCATGTTGCTAAGTGGCTAGCAATGGAGGTACTTATTCTGATTTAATTTGATATAAATTATCTTTATTACGTGCACTGGATATTGGAACTATATCTACTTGTCTTACATTACATCTCATGGTGTTTGAAACTAGGAAGAGGACATGGACAGCCTTTTAGAATACCATGGCTTCCTTATAAAGGTTTTTGATGAGCCATATATGGTGAAGGAAGGACCATTTCTCAATGGTGATAAGGACTATCCTACCAGATGCTCTAAACTTGTTGATATGAAAAAATCAGATCTGATAATGGAGGATGTGTTGCCTTCTATTGAAGTCGTATCTCCTACTAAAGCACCAAAAGTACAGGTAGCTGAGCCAACCAAGAGTAAACTAAATGTTTCTAGGATTGGTGAAAGGGAAAGACCTGTTCATGATATTCCATCAGCTGCAGTACATAGTCCTAAGCATGCAGTTGATGAAGAAATGTGTGATTTTGAACTTGTttcaccccataaaaaacacaaacaaacaaaattaaGGACTGAAATACCCGTAGTTAGTGTGCAACGTGAAGATGAGTCTAAGGTGGTTGGTTTCAATCCTCCTTTATGGGGTTTCTCCATGCCTAAACCCCTGCCTAGCAAAGTCAGTAATGAGAGTAAATCAAATTATGAGGCTTCTCTAAATATTCCCGCACAGAGAAATTTGTTTCAAATAGAAGAACCACTAGGAGTAGGCACATCAAATCAAATGCCACTGCAACTTGCTTCACAAACAGCTTCACAAGATAGACATCTTGATGCTCCATTTAAATGTGCTGAAGAGAATTCAGTACCAAGAAGCCTGGTTAATAAAGTGGAAGTTGAAGAACCTTTTGATGTCCCCCACGAAGATGAAAGTGAGGAACTTATAGAAGATTATCAAGATGAAGTTGCTGAGGCGAAACTCAAATTATTACTAAGGttttatttatatgtaaatttttcactttttaccttttttttcccATTTTGTGCTGGAAACTCTAGTCTTTGAATGATCATTGAGAATTATTATCTAACCATGTGCTTTGCTGCTTCTGGATGTCTCCGTTTAGGTTATGGAAAAGACGTACATCAAGgaagagagagttgagagaacAAAGGCAATCTGCTGCACATACAGCATTGGATTCATTACCATTGGGTCCACCAGTTCAATTGAAAAGAGATGTAAGCTTTTCCAAATTGTGCAGTGTACTGGTATTTCCATTATAAGTTTGCATAATAGTAGCATTCCAGAAAGTCATTGACATGATTTCCCCTCTTTCCCTATATATCTATTGAACGGTCAAATAAACTAGCTCGTGTTTCTTTCAACCTTGACGTCTGTGCTTCTTTTTTGTCTTCAtcccttttttttcttttttctttttgtagcCATCCAGTGTATCTGGTGTGTTTGACATTGATCTTGCTTTGAAGGAAAGATATAACAAGTATAAAGAATCATGGTCAAGACTTAATGTTTCAGAAGAAATAGCTGCTATATTAACCAGAAGAAATCCTGATGCCAAATGCATCTGTTGGAAAATTATTGTGTGTTCTCCAAAGAATAATCCAGAAGCTGAAGTCAGAAAAGGGAGCCAAACTGCCTATTCTTCAGCTAGTCCATGGTTGATCTCGAAACTCATTCCTTCTAGaatagatgatgatgatgatttgttggtttcATGTCCTGGATTGTCAATTTGGAAGAAGTGGGTTTCTGGTGAATCACGTACGGATCTGACTTGCTGCTTGTCTGTAGTGAAGGATTCAAATTCTAATGATCTGATTGAGACTGTTTCTGGTGCAAGTGCTGTTTTGTTCCCTGTATGTGATAGCATCTCTTGGCATCTTCAAAAAGCTCAGCTTCATAAACTTATAACTTCGATACCTTCAGGTTCTTGTTTGCCCCTACTAATTTTAAGTAACTCATCATGCAAGGATGAAGTCTCAGATCTTACCTCCATAATAATAAATGAGTTGGGCCTCCTCAACATTGACAAATCACGAATAAGCAGCTTTCTCGTTGTTTCCCTTATTGAAAATGAGCAAATGGAATGTTTAGATGGATTTCTCAGTGATAACCAATTAAGGAAAGGACTACAGTGGCTGGCAAGTGAATCACCTCCACAAGTTGTTCTTCACTGTATCAAAACCCGTGAACTTGTTCTTGCTCACCTGATTCCTTCCTTGGAAGCACTAGACAGGATCAGTGATCGTGAAGTAAATCCTAATAGCTTTGTCATAGCCTTCAATGAAGCATTGGATAAGTCAATTGTGGACATTGAAACTGCCGTGAAAGCAAATCATACCAGCTGGCCTTCCCCTGAGATTGCTTTACTGGAAGAGTACAGTTATGAGCGTAAATATGTGGAGGAATGTGCTCCTGAAATTGGGTGGAGCTCAATGGAGAGAATTGAACCACTGATATCTGCATTACTTAATTGCAAACTTCCTCTTTTCCATGACGACCTGTCTTACTTGGCTAAAGGTACAAATACAGACAGGGAGATTAAGATCCAGAAAGAAGAATTTGGAAAGAGCCTTATTAGATACCTTTCAGAATCGGGTATTGGGCTGGCTATAAATGAGGCTAGCATAATGCTGCAAAGTTCTCTGCTTGAGTTGCATGGCTCATGCTACCGAATTGTTCCAGATTGGGTTATGATCTTCAAGCGGATATTCAATTGGCGGTTAATGGGTATTTCCAATGGTGCATTTTCTTTGGCTTATGTTCTGGATCATCCTGATATCTTTCCAGCTTTTGGTGATCTAGACGAGCTGGTGCTTGAAGGCAGTAGACTTTCATCGTATTATGTAAATCGGCCATCTCTGGATGAAATGATCGAAGTTAGTTGCGTTCCCCTTCCTTTCATCAGCAAGGGACAGCTAGTGGGAGCTAATCAACCTCCTACTCAGATTAATGCTTATAGTGAAGTTCAAGAACCTGTCGACATAAGTGATTTCATGGAGGGTAATTCAGGTTTTGATCAGGATCATAGACTGGTTGTTGCAGATAGTAACGTTAGAGAAGCACGGGAGACTGACAAAGTGAATGTAGAAGCTGAAAATTTGAGTAAGTTGCTAGAGAAATGTAACATACTACAAAACATGATAGATGATAAGCTAtctgtatatttttaatttttttgtaaaattttgtatttttatcgtGGACGTATGAATTACTCGAGTTATGTCCAATTTTTAAAGGGCAATAATCAATAGCAAAAAGCAGAATTTTGGTCCAATTTGTTTCATAATGCAAGTGTTACGATAATTTTTTCAATAGCTAATGATTATTAACGAATTCAAGCTAATAAGAGTGCTAAACTAGTAGAATCTCGTAAAAAATAGTGTTTAGCTAAATGTAGTTGCAAACATTTTTAAGTTTTGGTGGTGTATAGGGAaatctttttattatatttttgtgtTAGTGCAGAGCTTTTTC is a genomic window of Cannabis sativa cultivar Pink pepper isolate KNU-18-1 chromosome 9, ASM2916894v1, whole genome shotgun sequence containing:
- the LOC115722220 gene encoding SAC3 family protein B isoform X2; this translates as MAYSGFGKQSGPAIGGGGPKSPPLFGNVVRPPSPSPPIFNPVPMRSPRPVESRGPPPIWGDGQRPFYQKNDAQFNQRPLVTSIVASDNSDTSVSFKVSRSQDSRRTNSPAMARRNTVSSEGFRPSFAGPGPVRANSTELVSRSSLQVFRPSYAQATAPVRPAPFSHSFDGQPKSPVNFQAVQPQSSLSPYTSSYGSERRRFDDVQVTNGIRYPSPPLANEVLPENSHFPQNNSKRPSSSPPAYGAISNVDYSTYDSQAPRKLLARANNTHSATAAGTNPTNLPVMKRSRSPTLHSSDEATEGSMYASEDADREMQAKAKRLARFKVELGDKMQSSNDTGEKKVSTNQHELSFVGRNNLSPEHSTELAEDVAGGSTLPENENSGHSSVIVGLCTDMCPESERAERERKGDLDRFERVDGDRNQTSKYLAVKKYNRTAEREANLIRPMHVLQDTIEYLLNLLDQPYNDRFLGMYNFLWDRMRAIRMDLRMQHIFNQGAISMLEQMIRLHVIAMHELCEYSKGEGFSEGFDAHLNIEQMNKTSVELFQMYDDHRKKGISIPTEKEFRGYYALLKLDKHPGYIVEPAELSLDLAKMTPEIRQTKEVLFARDVARACRTGNFIAFFRLARKASYLQACLMHAHFAKLRAQALASLHAGLQNNQGLPVMHVAKWLAMEEEDMDSLLEYHGFLIKVFDEPYMVKEGPFLNGDKDYPTRCSKLVDMKKSDLIMEDVLPSIEVVSPTKAPKVQVAEPTKSKLNVSRIGERERPVHDIPSAAVHSPKHAVDEEMCDFELVSPHKKHKQTKLRTEIPVVSVQREDESKVVGFNPPLWGFSMPKPLPSKVSNESKSNYEASLNIPAQRNLFQIEEPLGVGTSNQMPLQLASQTASQDRHLDAPFKCAEENSVPRSLVNKVEVEEPFDVPHEDESEELIEDYQDEVAEAKLKLLLRLWKRRTSRKRELREQRQSAAHTALDSLPLGPPVQLKRDPSSVSGVFDIDLALKERYNKYKESWSRLNVSEEIAAILTRRNPDAKCICWKIIVCSPKNNPEAEVRKGSQTAYSSASPWLISKLIPSRIDDDDDLLVSCPGLSIWKKWVSGESRTDLTCCLSVVKDSNSNDLIETVSGASAVLFPVCDSISWHLQKAQLHKLITSIPSGSCLPLLILSNSSCKDEVSDLTSIIINELGLLNIDKSRISSFLVVSLIENEQMECLDGFLSDNQLRKGLQWLASESPPQVVLHCIKTRELVLAHLIPSLEALDRISDREVNPNSFVIAFNEALDKSIVDIETAVKANHTSWPSPEIALLEEYSYERKYVEECAPEIGWSSMERIEPLISALLNCKLPLFHDDLSYLAKGTNTDREIKIQKEEFGKSLIRYLSESGIGLAINEASIMLQSSLLELHGSCYRIVPDWVMIFKRIFNWRLMGISNGAFSLAYVLDHPDIFPAFGDLDELVLEGSRLSSYYVNRPSLDEMIEVSCVPLPFISKGQLVGANQPPTQINAYSEVQEPVDISDFMEGNSGFDQDHRLVVADSNVREARETDKVNVEAENLSKLLEKCNILQNMIDDKLSVYF
- the LOC115722220 gene encoding SAC3 family protein B isoform X1 — encoded protein: MAYSGFGKQSGPAIGGGGPKSPPLFGNVVRPPSPSPPIFNPVPMRSPRPVESRGPPPIWGDGQRPFYQKNDAQFNQRPLVTSIVASDNSDTSVSFKVSRSQDSRRTNSPAMARRNTVSSEGFRPSFAGPGPVRSHFIPPRANSTELVSRSSLQVFRPSYAQATAPVRPAPFSHSFDGQPKSPVNFQAVQPQSSLSPYTSSYGSERRRFDDVQVTNGIRYPSPPLANEVLPENSHFPQNNSKRPSSSPPAYGAISNVDYSTYDSQAPRKLLARANNTHSATAAGTNPTNLPVMKRSRSPTLHSSDEATEGSMYASEDADREMQAKAKRLARFKVELGDKMQSSNDTGEKKVSTNQHELSFVGRNNLSPEHSTELAEDVAGGSTLPENENSGHSSVIVGLCTDMCPESERAERERKGDLDRFERVDGDRNQTSKYLAVKKYNRTAEREANLIRPMHVLQDTIEYLLNLLDQPYNDRFLGMYNFLWDRMRAIRMDLRMQHIFNQGAISMLEQMIRLHVIAMHELCEYSKGEGFSEGFDAHLNIEQMNKTSVELFQMYDDHRKKGISIPTEKEFRGYYALLKLDKHPGYIVEPAELSLDLAKMTPEIRQTKEVLFARDVARACRTGNFIAFFRLARKASYLQACLMHAHFAKLRAQALASLHAGLQNNQGLPVMHVAKWLAMEEEDMDSLLEYHGFLIKVFDEPYMVKEGPFLNGDKDYPTRCSKLVDMKKSDLIMEDVLPSIEVVSPTKAPKVQVAEPTKSKLNVSRIGERERPVHDIPSAAVHSPKHAVDEEMCDFELVSPHKKHKQTKLRTEIPVVSVQREDESKVVGFNPPLWGFSMPKPLPSKVSNESKSNYEASLNIPAQRNLFQIEEPLGVGTSNQMPLQLASQTASQDRHLDAPFKCAEENSVPRSLVNKVEVEEPFDVPHEDESEELIEDYQDEVAEAKLKLLLRLWKRRTSRKRELREQRQSAAHTALDSLPLGPPVQLKRDPSSVSGVFDIDLALKERYNKYKESWSRLNVSEEIAAILTRRNPDAKCICWKIIVCSPKNNPEAEVRKGSQTAYSSASPWLISKLIPSRIDDDDDLLVSCPGLSIWKKWVSGESRTDLTCCLSVVKDSNSNDLIETVSGASAVLFPVCDSISWHLQKAQLHKLITSIPSGSCLPLLILSNSSCKDEVSDLTSIIINELGLLNIDKSRISSFLVVSLIENEQMECLDGFLSDNQLRKGLQWLASESPPQVVLHCIKTRELVLAHLIPSLEALDRISDREVNPNSFVIAFNEALDKSIVDIETAVKANHTSWPSPEIALLEEYSYERKYVEECAPEIGWSSMERIEPLISALLNCKLPLFHDDLSYLAKGTNTDREIKIQKEEFGKSLIRYLSESGIGLAINEASIMLQSSLLELHGSCYRIVPDWVMIFKRIFNWRLMGISNGAFSLAYVLDHPDIFPAFGDLDELVLEGSRLSSYYVNRPSLDEMIEVSCVPLPFISKGQLVGANQPPTQINAYSEVQEPVDISDFMEGNSGFDQDHRLVVADSNVREARETDKVNVEAENLSKLLEKCNILQNMIDDKLSVYF